GCGGTTTTACCGGTGCCGGTTTGTGCGCCTGCCAACAAGTCGCCTCCCGCCAGTACTAAGGGAATAGCTTGAGTTTGAATAGGGGTGGGCTCTGTATAACCACATTCATTAATCGCTTGTATAAGCTGGGCGTTTAAGCCAAGGGAAGCAAAAGACATGAGACTCCGAACTAAAAAGGTCCTGGCGGACGACTGAGAGGCATTGCCATTAGGCAAACTGGCGCCATGATAACAGAAAAGCGCTAAGGGCCATAAATTAAAGCGGACAGAGGATTTCGCCTAACCGCCTGCACTTAGGCAGTTTTGTATCACTAACTATGTATTGTTAGTTACTCTGTTAGGAGAGGTAAGGGGGACATCACAAAAAATCATGTGTACGCCCCAGCTTGCCAAAAGCTCGGCACGAGCTTGGTTATTAACGGTGTAGCAACTCAAGCGATACCCCGCCTCGATAAGGGGCCGTGCTTGGGCGTGAGTGAGTTTGTTGTGCTGACAATGCAAAATGTGAGTGCCAAGAGAGTGTAATTGCTGCGCCCAAGTGTGAGGAATTCGCTCAACTAATAAAGCCCGCCAAGCTTTGGGAGCTAAGCGAGAAAGCGTCGCGAGAGCGGGAACGGAAAAGCTAGACAGTAAGAGCTTTTCAGGGCGCCATAAGCCTAGTGCCAATAAGGGATTAATTATCTGGCTTACCGCCGCACATAAAGGGGCGATAGCTTGGTCTGAATAGAGTTTAAGCTCTATATTCACGCCTAGATTAAGCTGCTGGGCTTTAGCTAAATAATCCCTTAATAACGGGATAGGCTCGCCCACAAAGGCTTCGCTAAATCTATAGCCAGCGTCAAGCGTGCTAAGTTTTCGCCATGAAGATTGATGCAAATATCCTTGGCCGTTGGTACAGCGCTCTAGTCGCTTATCATGAAACACGACTACTTGGTGGTCTTGGCTCAGTTGTACATCTATTTCTACCCAACTCAACCCCGCCTCATACGCTGCGTATAAGCCGGCTAAGGTGTTTTCAGGCGCGAGCCCTGCCAGCCCGCGATGACCACAAATAATCACAGCGCGCTCCTTTATTGCCCATCGAGGCGAGAATATAATTGGATAATCACTACTCCCGCAATAATCAGCGCAATGCCAATGACTGCGGGTAAGTCGGGGCGCTGGCGATAAAAAAATGCAGCCAGTAAGGTCACTAATACTATGCCCGCACCCGACCAAATGGCGTAAGCCACCCCTACCGCCATGGTGCGTACCACGTGTGTTAACAGCCAAAAAGCCACGCTGTAGCCCACAATAACTATCACACTGGGTCCTAAGCGAGTAAAGCTCATGGAAGCTTTAAGAGCTGAGGTGGCCAGTACTTCAGCGATAATGGCAATAGCGAGTAAGGCGTAAGCGGGCATCACCCCTCCTGATATAAAGTTTAATCTGGTAAGTGAAGGGTTAATTGCTTGGGCTTTTGGCATAAGGACAGTCTGGCTCGCCTAAGCTGATAGGCGCCAGTGGCTCATCATTTATGCGCGCAGGCGGCAGTGCTTGTACCTTGAGTGTCCATTCCCTTACTCTTTTATCTCGTCGAGCAGAAGAGGGCGTCGGCTCTCCCTCTACCAGCGGATAAATTATGCCCACTTTCAAATTAGGCTGGCGCGCTAATAGACGCTGCACGGTTCCTAGCCCTTCTTTTATATGGAAGCGCCCCACAGTTAACAAGACTTTTTGCTGTGGATAGCGCGTTAGAAAGCGCTCAATGCTTTCAGCCATGGTGTCGTCCCAGCTCGTTTGCGCTGCAAATTGTTGCTCACTGGGTACTTGGCCATGATGACGATTAGCCATAAATTGCGCTTTATATGGATCGTTTTTTAAGGTTAATTGCTTGGCAATCCAGCCGCGCTCGACGCTTGGGAGCTTATCTAAATACGCTGGGCCATGGCGGCCAATACAGCGCACTATGGAAGCAGGCGCATTGGCAGCAATTACTTTACTGTGGGCGGCTTTGGCGAGACTGAGTAAGGCGCGATAATCACTTTTATAGCTAGGCCAAGCGTTACTTTGGTTAATAAATGCTGTTTCGCCTAGTTTGCCTGCTAAATAGTCATCGACCACTTCTTGGTTATCACGGCTAAATTGCTCCATGGCTAGCGCCCAGCTTGGTGCTTGCTTAAGTAATTGGCTAAATAAGTCTGCTTGAAAACGGTGGATGCCTTGATGGCCATGTAACTCGCCCACCATGATGACATCCAAGTTAGACAGCGCTGCCATGGCGTGGTTTAAGGAAAGGGGCTGCGCTTTTTTATTATAAAGCTGATAATCGTAGAGCGTGTCTAAGCGCGGTGCACGCAGTTCATTGGCTGGCGATAATGGCGCACTCTGTTGGCAGGCCATCAGCACGACACTGGCCACTATTGGATTCAGTGTTTTTAATAATGTTCGCATAGCATTTCTCATTCTGGCTCGTTAACAACACTGGCGTTTTACATTAGCGCAGCCGATATCACAGTCTTTGATAGTGGCAGCGCTAGGAAAGGGAAGCTAGTACTATTGGTGATGAGTCAGCGATTAGACCTTCATTTTACAAGGGACATTTATGCCGGGTTGGACCGTCATTAACATAGCGCTCGCCTATTTAGCCGTACTGTTTTTATGTGCTTGGCTAGGCGATAAAGTCAAAGTGGGCAAAGAGGGCGGACGACTGCGCCCACTCCTTTATAGCTTATCGCTAGCCGTGTATTGCTCGTCATGGAGTTTTTTTGGCACTGTTGGCCAAGCAACTACCGATAACTGGTCATATTTTTCCATCTACCTTGGCCCCATTATTATGTTCACCTTAGCGGGGCCTTTTTTGGCGCGCCTCATTGAAGTGGCCAAGCGTGAGCACATTACTTCTATTGCCGACTTTATTGCCGCTCGCTATGGGAAGTCGCAGCGTTTGGCTATTTATATTACGCTCATTGCCATTGTTGGTGTCTTACCTTATGTAGCCCTACAACTCAAAGCCATTGTGATGGGTCTTCATTTGGTGGCGCCCGATGTGGTGGGTAATGATGGCCAAAATGCCAGTCAAGTGGCGCTGATGGTGACGGTATTATTTAGTGCATTTATTCTATTATTTGGCACCCGCCACATCGATGCCACTGAGCACCAACGCGGCGTTATGGTGGCCATTGCCGTAGAGTCACTGGTGAAGCTGGTGGCCTTTATCTTAGTGGGTGGCTTTGCCTTATGGCTGGTGGTGGGGTTTCCTAATCAAGCGCGAGTATTAGTCACTGAGCGCGTGATCAACAGTTTTACGCAGGTAAGTGGTGCTAATTTACTCGATATGGCCGTTTATACGCTGCTATCTATGAGTGCGGTGGTGTGCTTGCCCCGTCAATTCCATGTCACAGTAGTAGAAAGCCAAGGCGTCAAAGACCTCCATTGGGCGCGACGCTTATTTCCTATTTATTTATTACTGATGGCGCTGTTAGTCTTACCGCTCGCATTAGCGGGCCAACAATGGCTGCCCAGCTCTGCCTCACCCGATACCTATGTCATCAGTTTGCCGCTCGCCCAAGGGCAACCGGAGCTTGCGGTATTGGCCTTTATTGGCGGTGCCTCGGCGGCCACCGGCATGATGATTATCTCTATTATTGCATTGGCGATCATGGTTAGTAATGACTTGGTATTACCGATGATTTTGCGCCGACGCCAAGTACAAGGTGCCGACTTTAATGATGTGGCGCAATTACTACTTAAAGTGCGCCGCGCCGCCATTGTGGCGATCATGGCGGCGGCTTGGTTGGTCTTTTTATGGTTAAGCGATATCGACAGCTTGTCGCGCATTGGGTATTTAAGCTTTGCCGCTATTGCCCAGTTTATTCCTGCGCTGGCACTGGGTTTATATTGGCGGGGCGGCAATAAGCGCGGCGCCTACTGGGGGTTAAGCCTAGGAATGCTGATGTGGCTGCTTAACCTAATGGCAGAAACGGGCTTATTTGCCGGTGATGCTAATAGTAACGTTTTATTATGGTTGCTAACGCCGCCGACCTGGGGCGCCATTGGCGACATGAGCCCAGTGACGTGGGGAATTTTCTTAAGTTTACTATTTAATGTCACCGCCTATGTGTTGGCGTCTTGGTTGTCGGTATCTACGGTCAGTGAGCGCTTACAGGCCTCGGCCTTTGTGGGTCGCCACCATAAAGATGATGGCGGCTTATACCGAGCCAAAGTCTCGGTACAAGAGCTTGAGCTGTTAGCCTCGCGCTTTGTCGGTGCGGCGCGAGTAAGTCGCGCATTCTCGCGCTATGCCGGCGAGCAAGGCACGCTCGATGGTAGCATGCAAGCACCGGCACGCTTAATTCGCCACACCGAGCGCGTGTTAGCGGGGGTGTTCGGTGCTTCATCGGCGCGCTTAGTATTAGCCTCGGCCCTGCAAGGTCGTTCCATGGAACTAGATGAGCTGGCGGTGATTGCCGATGAAGCCAAAGATGTGTTTCGTTTTAACCGCAGTCTGTTACAAGGCGCTATCGAGCATATTAGCTTAGGGATTTCTGTGGTCGATAAAGAGCTTAATTTAGTGGCGTGGAATCCACGCTACATAGAGCTATTTGACTATCCTAGTGAGCTAATACAAATAGGACGACCCATTGGCGATATTATCCGTTATAACGCCGAGCGTGGTTTATGTGGCGAGGGCTCAGTGGAGCAACATGTTGCACGGCGCTTAGCGCACATGCACGCCGGTAGCGCTCATGTCTCATCGCGCACTCGCAGTGATGGACGCGTTATTGAGCTGCAAGGTAATCCTATGCCCAGCGGCGGCTTCGTGATGACGTTTAACGATATCACTACCTTTCGCCAAGCCGAGCAAGTTCTTAAAGATACCAATGCGCTCTTAGAGGCCCGAGTGGTGGAGCGTACGCAAGAATTGTCTAGTGTCAATCAGCAGCTGAGGGCAGCCACTATTGAGGCTGAAAAGCTCAGTGCTTCTAAGAGCCGGTTTTTAGCGGCGGTGAGTCATGATTTAATGCAGCCTTTAAATGCGGCTAAGTTATTTGCTTCTTCTTGGTTAGAAACCTCTCATGATGAAGAAAGTCGTCGCTTAGCCAATAATATTGATCGCTCATTGCTTGCGGCCGAGGACTTAATTGCGGACTTATTAGATATGTCGCGCTTAGAGTCGGGCACCCTTAGCGCAAAGCTAATAGACTTTCCGCTTGCGCAATTATTCGACACGCTAACAGCGGAGTTTAGTGTGTTAATTGAGCAGCAAGGCGGGGAATTATCGGTGGTAAAGAGTCAGTTATGGCTGCGCAGTGATCCGCGTTTATTGCGCCGTATCTTACAAAATTTCTTAACCAATGCGCTGCGCTACAACCCCAATGGACGGGTGGTGTTAGGGGCACGCCGCCATGGCGAGCAGGTGTCGCTAGAGGTGTGGGATAACGGGCCAGGTATTGCTTATGATAAGCAAGCACTGATATTTAGCGAATTTATGCGCTTAGAGCATGGTCAACGCCAACATCAACAAGGTCTAGGTTTAGGCTTATCCATTGCTCAGGGCTTGGCTAATGCGATGGCGCATAAAGTGGCACTGCGCTCTACACCGGGTAAAGGGGCTGGCTTTAGCGTCACTGTGCCTAAAGCCCTAGCTAAGGAGGGGAGTGATACTGCGTCTTTCAGTGCGCCTGTTTCTTCTTTGGCGGAGGTGGCTATGTTGTGTATTGATAATGATAACGCCATTTTAAAGGCCATGGAGAGCTTATTAACGCGCTGGGGCTGTGAGGTGCGCTTGGCGCTAAATGCAACTGAGGCAGAGCAACACTACCAAGACGGATTTCTACCACAGGTGATATTATCGGATTATCATCTGGATGAAGGAGTAATAGGCACCGAGTTGGTGTTGGCGCTGCATCAGCAATATGGCGCTGTACCCACTGTGATCATCAGTGCCGATCGCCAAGCGGCGCTCCAAGCTTATCTCCAAGAGCTCAACTTTAGTTATTTAAGTAAGCCCGTTAAACCGATTAAACTAAGAGCCTTGTTACAGCACCTGCTTGCTTACTAGGCTTCACCCGTTTGAGAAAGCGCAATCACTGCTTGAGTGCGATTTTTTACATTTAATTTTCGAAAAATTGCAGTGACATGAGCTTTAACCGTAGCCTCAGACACGGCTAACTCATAGGCTATTTGCTTATTTAGTTTTCCCTCAGAGAGCATAGTGAGTACTTTAAATTGCTGGGGCGTGAGGCTAGCAAGGCGCTCCGCAATATTGTCGGCGCCGGCTTGTTCGAGGCTTATGCCCTGCGGAAACCAAGTATCGCCCGCTAAAATGGCATCTAGTGCACTCACCAGCATAGGTAGCGGGGTGGATTTGGGGATAAAACCCATGGCGCCAAAGTGCATGGCTTGCATGACGACCGCAGCTTCTTCGGTCGCAGAGACCA
This genomic window from Oceanisphaera avium contains:
- a CDS encoding ChaN family lipoprotein, whose protein sequence is MRTLLKTLNPIVASVVLMACQQSAPLSPANELRAPRLDTLYDYQLYNKKAQPLSLNHAMAALSNLDVIMVGELHGHQGIHRFQADLFSQLLKQAPSWALAMEQFSRDNQEVVDDYLAGKLGETAFINQSNAWPSYKSDYRALLSLAKAAHSKVIAANAPASIVRCIGRHGPAYLDKLPSVERGWIAKQLTLKNDPYKAQFMANRHHGQVPSEQQFAAQTSWDDTMAESIERFLTRYPQQKVLLTVGRFHIKEGLGTVQRLLARQPNLKVGIIYPLVEGEPTPSSARRDKRVREWTLKVQALPPARINDEPLAPISLGEPDCPYAKSPSN
- a CDS encoding hybrid sensor histidine kinase/response regulator, whose translation is MPGWTVINIALAYLAVLFLCAWLGDKVKVGKEGGRLRPLLYSLSLAVYCSSWSFFGTVGQATTDNWSYFSIYLGPIIMFTLAGPFLARLIEVAKREHITSIADFIAARYGKSQRLAIYITLIAIVGVLPYVALQLKAIVMGLHLVAPDVVGNDGQNASQVALMVTVLFSAFILLFGTRHIDATEHQRGVMVAIAVESLVKLVAFILVGGFALWLVVGFPNQARVLVTERVINSFTQVSGANLLDMAVYTLLSMSAVVCLPRQFHVTVVESQGVKDLHWARRLFPIYLLLMALLVLPLALAGQQWLPSSASPDTYVISLPLAQGQPELAVLAFIGGASAATGMMIISIIALAIMVSNDLVLPMILRRRQVQGADFNDVAQLLLKVRRAAIVAIMAAAWLVFLWLSDIDSLSRIGYLSFAAIAQFIPALALGLYWRGGNKRGAYWGLSLGMLMWLLNLMAETGLFAGDANSNVLLWLLTPPTWGAIGDMSPVTWGIFLSLLFNVTAYVLASWLSVSTVSERLQASAFVGRHHKDDGGLYRAKVSVQELELLASRFVGAARVSRAFSRYAGEQGTLDGSMQAPARLIRHTERVLAGVFGASSARLVLASALQGRSMELDELAVIADEAKDVFRFNRSLLQGAIEHISLGISVVDKELNLVAWNPRYIELFDYPSELIQIGRPIGDIIRYNAERGLCGEGSVEQHVARRLAHMHAGSAHVSSRTRSDGRVIELQGNPMPSGGFVMTFNDITTFRQAEQVLKDTNALLEARVVERTQELSSVNQQLRAATIEAEKLSASKSRFLAAVSHDLMQPLNAAKLFASSWLETSHDEESRRLANNIDRSLLAAEDLIADLLDMSRLESGTLSAKLIDFPLAQLFDTLTAEFSVLIEQQGGELSVVKSQLWLRSDPRLLRRILQNFLTNALRYNPNGRVVLGARRHGEQVSLEVWDNGPGIAYDKQALIFSEFMRLEHGQRQHQQGLGLGLSIAQGLANAMAHKVALRSTPGKGAGFSVTVPKALAKEGSDTASFSAPVSSLAEVAMLCIDNDNAILKAMESLLTRWGCEVRLALNATEAEQHYQDGFLPQVILSDYHLDEGVIGTELVLALHQQYGAVPTVIISADRQAALQAYLQELNFSYLSKPVKPIKLRALLQHLLAY
- a CDS encoding response regulator; the encoded protein is MDTGYRIIIADDHPLFRNALHLAVSQAINNAELQEVDSIAQLMQLLAEQGEVDLLLLDLKMPGASGFSALASLRHLYPDLAVVMVSATEEAAVVMQAMHFGAMGFIPKSTPLPMLVSALDAILAGDTWFPQGISLEQAGADNIAERLASLTPQQFKVLTMLSEGKLNKQIAYELAVSEATVKAHVTAIFRKLNVKNRTQAVIALSQTGEA
- a CDS encoding DMT family transporter — encoded protein: MPAYALLAIAIIAEVLATSALKASMSFTRLGPSVIVIVGYSVAFWLLTHVVRTMAVGVAYAIWSGAGIVLVTLLAAFFYRQRPDLPAVIGIALIIAGVVIIQLYSRLDGQ
- a CDS encoding glycerophosphodiester phosphodiesterase family protein, which produces MIICGHRGLAGLAPENTLAGLYAAYEAGLSWVEIDVQLSQDHQVVVFHDKRLERCTNGQGYLHQSSWRKLSTLDAGYRFSEAFVGEPIPLLRDYLAKAQQLNLGVNIELKLYSDQAIAPLCAAVSQIINPLLALGLWRPEKLLLSSFSVPALATLSRLAPKAWRALLVERIPHTWAQQLHSLGTHILHCQHNKLTHAQARPLIEAGYRLSCYTVNNQARAELLASWGVHMIFCDVPLTSPNRVTNNT